The Arthrobacter sp. OAP107 DNA segment ATGGTCCACGGATCCAGCCTACTGCCGCCCGGCCTTCTCGCCTTCCTTCGGGTTTGGACCAGCCGCAAACGGTAGCATGGGCTCGTGACGCAGACCTCCGTGCGGCCTGACGGGGCCGAACCAGCAAGTACCCCGCCTTCCGCACCCGCCGCGGAAGGCCGCGGCCTGGACGGTAAGCGCTGGATCGCCCGCCCCTCGGAGGCGTTCACGGCAGACGCCCTCACCCGGCGTCTGATCGGCGGCATCCGCACCTGGCGGGACTACCCGCCGTCGCTCCGGCTCTGGTTCTGGCTGGTTCCCGCGCTGACTGCCGTCGTGGCCGGGATCCTGAGGTTCGTCCGGCTGGACGTCCCCCGCGCCCTCGTGTTCGACGAAACGTACTACGTCAAGGACGGCTACTCAATGCTGGTGAGCGGCTACGAGCGGAGCTGGCCGGAAAAGGCCAACGACGCATTCGTCGCCGGCAACCCCAACGTGCTCCTGAACACCCCCGAATACGTGGTGCATCCACCCGTGGGCAAGTGGATGATCGCTGCAGGCATGTGGCTGTTCGGGGCAGACAACCCCTTCGGCTGGAGGTTCGCCGCGGCACTGACAGGCACGCTCTCCGTCGCTCTCCTCGCGCTGATCGCCCAGAAACTCTTCGGCTCCCTCATCCTGGGCGGGGCGGCCGGGCTGCTGCTCGCCGTCGACGGCCACCACCTGGTCATGTCCCGCACGTCGCTGCTGGACATCTTCCTGATGTTCTGGGTCCTGGCCGCGTTCGGGGCGCTGTTACTGGACCGCGACGACGGCCGGCGCAGGCTCGCGGCCCGGCTCGCCAGGCAGGCGGCCGCCTCCACCACCGGCAGGCCATCAACGCTCCAGCTGCTGTCCGGCCCGTGGCTGGGCGTCCGCTGGTGGCGGGTTGTGGCGGGCATCTGTCTGGGCCTGGCCGTCGGCACCAAGTGGTCGGCGCTGTTCTTCCTGGCCGGTTTCGGGCTCCTGACCGTGTTCTGGGACCTGAGTGCCCGCCGCACCGCGGGCGTCCGCGGCTGGATCAGCGCCGGAATCATCAAGGACGGGCTTTTGGCCTTCGTCAGCATCGTTCCCGTGGCTGCCCTAACGTACGCAGCCACCTGGACCGGGTGGTTCCGGTCGGCCGATGCGTACTACCGGCGGTGGGCGGAGACCAACCCCAGCGCGGAATGGGGCTGGCTGCCGGACTCGCTCAGGTCACTGGCGCATTACCACCTTGAGGCCTACAAGTTCCATCAGGGTCTCAGCTCCGAGCATCCCTACGAGGCGAGCGCCTGGAGCTGGCTCGTGATGGGCAGGCCCACCTCCTTCTTCTACGAGTCCCCCAAGCAGGGCACCCCCGGCTGCGATTTCGCCAACTGCACCACGGCCATCCTGTCCGTCGGCAACCCGCTGATCTGGTGGAGCGCCGCCATCTCGCTCGTCATCCTCCTGTTCTGGTGGGCGGGCAGGCGCGACTGGCGTGCCGGGGCGGTACTGGCTGCCGTCGGATCCGGCTACCTGCCGTGGTTCATGTACCCGGAGCGCACCATGTTCTTCTTTTACGCGGTGTCCTTCGAGCCCTTCCTGGTCCTGGCGCTCGTGTATTGCCTGGGACTGGTGCTGGGGAAATCCACCGACCCGCCGTGGCGCCGGCGCTCCGGGCTGTACGGGGTTGCCCTGTTCCTCGTGGCCGCGGTCCTCGTCTCGTCGTTCTTCTACCCCGTCTGGACTGCCGAAATGATCACCTACCAGGACTGGCGGTTCAGGATGTGGATGCCTTCCTGGATCTGAGGCACGATGGCAGGTGGAACCCGGACGTGATCATCAACGAAATGGAGAGCCGCCCGTGAGGGAAGCAAGCACGGAACTGATGGTTGCACTGGAGGAAAGCAACAACGTCACCGACCTGCTCCTGGACTGCTACCGGCACAATCCTTCGCACGCCGTCTACGCCCGCCGGGACGCCGGCGGCTGGCAGAACGTCACCATCGGGCACTTCCTTGACCAGGTCACCGCCCTGGCCAAAGGCCTCATTGCCGGCGGCCTGGCCCCCGGGGACACCGTCGCAGTCCTGTCGGCCACCCGCTACGAGTGGACGCTGGCGGATTTCGCCATCTGGTTTGCAGGCGGCGTGACCGTGCCCATCTACGAAACCTCCTCGCCGAGCCAGGTGGAGTGGATCCTGTCCGACTCCGGCGCCGGGCGGGTCTTCGTTGAGGACCGCCAGAAGGCGGCACTGCTGGACCAGGTCCTGTCCGCCTCCAGTGTGCTGGCCGGCCGCCTCCTGCCTGTGGTGCGGATGGATTACGACGGCGAAGCCCCCAACCTTGCCAGCCTCGCCGCCGCAGGGGCCGGCGTGTCAGACGCGGAACTGGAGCGGCACCGCACTGCAGCCGCGCTGCCGGACGTCGCCTCGCTCGTCTACACCTCCGGCACCACGGGCCGGCCCAAGGGCTGCGAGATCACGCACGGCAATTTCGCCCTCGTGGCCAGGAACATCGTGGCGTTCCTGCCCGAGCTGCTGCAGCAGGAGAACGCCAGGACCCTTATGTTCCTGCCGCTGGCCCACGTGCTGGCCCGGGCGGTCCAGGTGGTGTGCCTTACGGCCGGAGTGACTGTTGGCCATAGCTCCGGCGCCGCGCAGCTGCTGGATGACCTGGGAACGTTCAAGCCGACCTTCCTGCTGGCTGTCCCCCGCATTTTCGAGAAGGTCCGGGCCGGAGCGGAACAGAAAGCGACGGACGCCGGGAAGTCACGGCTGTTCAGCGCCGCCTCGGAGGTGGCAGTACGCTACTCGGAGGCACTGGACGCCGCCCGGCGCGGGAAGGGCAGCGGGCCGGGTGCCGTGCTGCGGGCGCAGCACGCGCTGTTCGACCGCTTCGTGTATCCGCGGCTGCGCCAGGTGTTCGGCGGCGGCATGAAGTACGCCGTTTCCGGCGCCAGCCCGCTCAACGCCAGCGACGCGCACTTCTTCCGGGGTGCGGGGATCGCCGTGCTTGAAGGCTACGGCCTGACGGAGACCACCGCGCCGTGCACGGTGAACACCGTTGACCTCGCCCGGGTGGGCACGGTTGGGATCCCGGCGCCCGGCACCACCGTCCGCGTCGCTGAAGACGGTGAAGTCCTGGTCCGGGGCATCGGCGTGTTCAGGGGCTACCACGCCAACGAGGCGGCCAACGCCGAGGCATTCACGGACGGATTCTTCCGCACCGGGGACCTGGGCTCGCTGGATGCCGACGGGTTCCTCACCATCACGGGCCGCAAAAAAGACCTGCTGGTCACCGCCGCCGGAAAGAACGTTGCTCCCGGGCCGCTGGAAGAGAAGATCCGCGAACACCAGCTCGTGGGCCAAGCCGTGGTGGTGGGCGACGGGAAGCCGTTCGTTGCTGCCCTGGTCAACCTCGATCCCGAGGGCCTTGAGCGCTGGTGCACGGCGAACAGCGTTCCGCTGCTCAGCCCCGCGGAAGCCCGGACGGATCCCGCGGTCCGCGGCGCCATCCAGGAGGCCGTGGACCAGGCCAACAGCCTCGTGTCCCAGGCCGAATCCATCCGCAAGTTCCAGGTCCTGGATGCCGCCTTCACCGTGGACTCCGGGCACCTGACGCCCTCCCTCAAACTCAAGAGGGCCACCGTCGTCAAGGACTTTGCGGCGGAAATCGAGCAGCTGTACGGCTGAGCGGGCCCTCCGGCCCGCCCGCCTGCTGTTCTATCCGGCCACCGCTGCCTTCCCGCCACCGCTGCCTTCCGGCCGCTAGAGGTTGACGGGCCGTGCGGTGCTTGTGCCTGTCTCCGGAGCGTCGTGGGCGTCGTCCTTTACGTCGCCATCCCCCACGTCGCCCTTGCGGCCCTTCCGGGCCGGGGCCAGTCCGCGGCGCTTGCGGGTGGGCCAGGTCAGGATCAGCGTCACCACGGCCGTGATCAGGACGAGCGCGGCGATGACCAGGCCGGCGTCGATCCAGAACTGCCCGGGGAAGAGCCGGATGAGCGTGTCCTCCAGCGCAAACGTCCAGGAGCCGGCGGCGAAGAAGATGTGGTGGAACTCGGTGAAGAACTGCTGCCAGCCGAGGGCGGCCAGCGTGCCCAGGCCGACGATGAGCACCAGCGTCACGATGGAACCGGCGAACAGCCCGCGGCGGACTCCGCCGGGTGTGCGGCGCCGCAGGTAAATGATCGCGATGATGCTGATCAGGATCAGCAGTACCCCGGCTCCGAAGGCTGACAGGAAGACGAGCTTGACGTCGGCCATGTGGCTGACCTCGCCGTCCTTGAACAGCTTTTCGCCGCTGCGGTTGACCAGTTCGCCGAGGTAGCGCGGACCGGACCAGTTGCTCAGGTAGTCCACGGCGTAGGAGCCGTAGGTCATGCGGTCGTCCGCGTTGAAGCCGTAGCCGTCCCCGGGGAAGCCGGGCCGGTGGTACTCCACCCAAAGGAAGAGCGGGCTGGTCACTGCGCGTACAGCCAGGACCATGAGGATCACCGGGTAGAAGATGGCCAGCAGGACCTGGAGGAACCGCGGCAGCACCGGCTTGGCCCTGGCGGCCTGCTCCCGCTCGGCGTTGCGGCGCTCCACTTCCTCCTCCGGCGGACGGACCTGCAGGGCGGAGGTGGGAAGCGGCTCGCTGTAGTGCGTGCCCATCGCGGAGGAACCGGCCGGCTGGCGGGTGCCCGATTTCCGGCCCAAGCCGTGTTCCTGGCCTGACGGCGCGTTCCGGCCGGGCTCACCGTCCGGGTCAGCTTCGGCGTGTGGGTCAGTTTCGGCGTTCCCGGCGGCGGCCGCCTCCGCCGCCTTGCGGTCGGCACGGCTTTCCGGCTGGGCCGCAGCGGAACCGGCCGCCGGATTTGCAGCAGCACCGGCGGCGGGACGTGCTGCAGAGGCGGCGGGACGTGCTGCAGAGGCGGAGGCAGCACCGGGTGCACCCTCCCGCTCGGCTGCGCGCGCTGCAGGCGCGGGCTTCATCCATTCAAACGCCGGCTCGTCAGTGCCCTCCGCGGGATCCAGGGCGGGGCTTGCCGCCGGATCCAGCCGCGGATCAAGGCGTCCGGACGGTGTCGGAGTATTGTCTTTCACTGCAGCTTCACTTCCGTAGGCGTCCACGCTCCATGGTCACCGGAATGCCGGGCCACGCAGCGCTTTGTATCTCCCCAAGAGCCTACCGTCAGCCGCTCCGGCACCGCGATGTGCCACCCCGCCACCCGCGCGAATAATCGGCCGGCAGTCATAATCAGGCTGCAAGTTCTGTATAGCCGGTGTCCTGGCTGCCCAGGTCGCCGCGGGCGCCGGAGCGGTAGGCCCGTCCGCCGCACACCAGCACATATAACCAGTATGCCGCCAGCACGGCCGCACCGATACTGATTTTCGCCCACACCGGCAACGCGCTGGGGGTCACGAATCCCTCCACGAGACCGGAGACAAACAGCACCAGGACCAGGCCAAGCGCCACCGTGATCATGGACCGGCCCTCCGCCGCGACGGCGCGGGACCGGGTCCGGTTGCCCGGCGACACCATGGCCCAAAAGATTCTCAGCCCGGCCGCGCAGGCCACGAACACCGCCGTCAGCTCCATCAGTCCATGCGGCAGGATGTAGCTGAAGAACACGTCCGTCTTTCCCACCGCGGCAAACATCCCTGCGGCCACCCCCACCCCCTGTGCGTTGGCGAACAGGATCATGGGCACCCAGAAACCGGTGATGCCCAGGGCCACGGCCTGGGCACTGATCCAGGCGTTGTTGGTCCAGACTGCGCCGGCGAACGACGCCGCAGGGTTCTCCGAGTAGTAGTCGATGAAATCCTGCTCGACGTACCGTTGGACCTCCGCTTCCGACGCCACGGCCCGCAGGGCATCCGGCGAGGTGCCAATCCACAGGGCAAAGGCGCAGCCCACAAGGCAGAACGCGGCACCGCAGGCCATGGTCAGCCAGCGGATCCGGTACAGGGCGGCCGGGAGCGAGAGCACGAAGAACTGCGCCAGGTCCTCCATGAAGTTCGACCGCGCACCCGTGAAGCGGGTGCGGGCCTGCGCCAGCGTGGCGGACAGGGACGCGGACAGGCCGCTTTCCGGCCCGGTGGAACGCAGCAGGGAAAGGTGCGCGGAGGTGACCTGGTACAGGCGCAGGAGTTCGTCGGCGTCGGCACCACTCAGGCGCCGTTTGTTCGCAAGGTGATGCAGCCGCGACCATGTGTCCGAGTTGACGGCGGAGAAGGCGTCCATGTCCACGCTCCTACCCTAGCCTGCGGGGAACTAGACTTAGGCGACCGGTGGCCGGAACGACGTACGGGGCAGGAATTGAGTCCACTCATCACAGGCGAGGCAGTCGTCCTTGAACTCCGTCCGGCTTCCTTCGCTGCCCGTTCCCTGGGCCTTTTGCTGGACGTGGTGTTCCATACCGCGCTACTAATAGCAATCCTGATGGCCATGGCAGCCGCCCGGGATGAGCTGGACGAGGCCGCCGCCACGGCGCTCACCCTGGTCAGCGTGGTGCTGTGCTTCGTCATGGTCCCGGCAACCGTGGAGACGCTGACCCGGGGCCTCTCGCTCGGGAAGCTGGCGGCCGGTCTGAGGATAGTCCGTGATGACGGCGGAGCCATCCGCTTCCGGCACGCTGTCATCAGGGCGCTGATCGGCTTCCTGGAGATCTACCTGACGTTCGGCGGCGTTGCGATCGCCGTCGCCCTCTTCGACGGCAGGTCCCGCCGGCTGGGTGACATCGTGGCGGGCACCTATGCACTCCGGAGCAGGGTCCCGGTGGAGCCCACGATCGTGCCCGTCATGCCGCGGCACCTGGCCGGCTGGGCACACGCCGCGGACATCGGCCGGATTCCGGACGCCCTCGGACGCCGTGCCGCCCAGTTCATGCGCCAGGCGCCGCGGATGTCGCCGTTGTCGCGCAGCGGCATGGCCGCGGCCCTCGCCACCGAGATGTCCGGTTATGTGGCACCGTCACCGCCGCCCGGAACCACGCCGGATGACTACCTGGCCGCGGTGCTGGCCGAACGGCGCGCCCGCGAACTCCGCCGACTGGGCGCGGCGCGCACGGAAAGCAATCGGATCGGGGCACGGCTTCACCGGCTGCCGTTCACGGCGTCCGGGGACAGCTAGTACCGCTCCAGCGTTTGTCCCTGCCGTTTGGCGTGGCGCGTCAGCGCTTCGCGTACTGTGCCCAGGGGATGTTCCAGTCGCCGTAGCCCTCGAGCGGCTCGATTGGGGCGGCACCCGTATTCAGGACCTGCACCACGTCGCCGGACTTCATGTTGTTGAAGAACCAGGCAGCGTCCACGGGAAGCAGCCCCACGCAGCCGTGGGAGATGTTGGCGACGCCCACATAGCTCCATGCGGACTCAAGCGCCTGATGGACGTAGACGCCCGAGGACGTGAGCCGGTTGGCGTACTCCACGGTCAGCGGCGGGTAGTAGCCCTTGTCGCCGGGCTTCAGGCCGATGCTTCCCGCGTTGAACTTGGAGTGCCGTTCCTGCTCCATGATCACGGCATAGCCGGATGGGGAAAGCCAGTCGGTGCCGCCAAGGGTGACCGGCGCGGTCCTGACCAGCTTGCCGTCGAAGTAGACCTTCATTGTCTTGGTGTTGTCGTCCACCACCGCCAGGCGCTGCCGGCCCACCTTAAACTGCACCTTGGCGTTGAAGTTGCCGATCATGCCCTTGCCGAAGTCCACCCCGAACAGCTTCATATCCACGCTCACCTGGCTGTTGGAGGCCCAGAACTTCTCGGGGCGGATGCGGACCTTCTGGTCCGAGTACCAGTGCCAGGCCACGGGCTGCTTGGAGGAGACGGTGATCTTGACGGCCTTTTCAACCGCCGCCTTGTTGGTGACGGGTTCGCTGAAGACGATGTCGATGGGCTGTCCTGCGCCGACCGTGGAGCCGTTCTCCGGGTATACGGCGGCGTCCGCCTCGTTGGCGGGCTCCACCGTGGTGAAGGTCTGGACCTTCTTGGTTTCCCGGCCCGCCTCATCCACGATGGTGTAGCTGTAGTTGTAGGGCGTGTTGAAGGCCAGCGGGTCCATGGCCGTCCACGTGCTGCCGTCGGCGCTGACAGTGCCCTTGACGGTCTCTCCCCCGGCGGCCGGCACCAGCACAACGTCCTGGACGCGGCCGTTGACCGCCTTGACAGAGGGCGCCACGGCGGGGTTGACGCCCTTGGCGCCGTCGAGCGGTGTCACACCGAGCTCCACCGCCTTGACCACGGGAGTGGCGAGGCCAGGCTCGTTGCGGACAGGGCTGGAGGCCTCGGATTGGGGCGCGGGGTTGGCCCAGCCGGGAGCGGTGGCGACGCCGATACCGCCGGCCGCAACCGCAGCGCAAATGGCAACGACGGCGATGATCTTGCCGGTTTTCCGGTTGTTCTTTTCCGTCATGACTGGTTTCTCCGTAACCCACCGGGCTGCCGATCGGCATCCGTCCGTGTGCCCAGCGGTAACGCTGACCAGTCAATTTTATCGCACGGCGGGGCTAGCCCCGGGCGCCGTGGATTGCCACGGCGCGCCGGGGTGATGCGTAAGACGCCGCTGTTAGTAGCGGTAGTGCTCCGGCTTGAACGGGCCGGCCACGTCCACGTCCAGGTAATCGGCCTGGTCCTTGGAGAGTTCGGTCAGCTCCACACCCAGGGCATCGAGGTGCAGGCGCGCCACCTTCTCGTCCAGGATCTTGGGCAGCACGTAGACCTGGTTTTCGTATTCCCGCTCGCCTTCGGGCTGGTCCTTCTTGGTGAACAGCTCGATCTGGGCGATGGTCTGGTTGGCGAAGGAGTTGCTCATGACGAACGACGGGTGGCCGGTGGCGTTGCCCAGGTTCAGCAGGCGCCCTTCGGACAGGACGATGATGGACCGGGTGCTGTCCGCGGAGTCGCCGCCGAAGACCCATTCGTGCACCTGGGGCTTGATCTCGACCTTCCGGATGCCGGGGATCCGGGCGAGGCCGGCCATGTCGATCTCGTTGTCGAAATGCCCGATGTTGCCCACGATGGCCTTGTTCTTCATGCCGGCCATGTGCTCGGCCATGATGACGTCCTTGTTGCCCGTGGTGGTGATGAAGATGTCGCCCTGGTCCAGCACGCTCTCAAGCTTGGCCACCTGGTAGCCGTCCATGGCGGCCTGCAGTGCGCAGATGGGATCGATTTCCGTGACGATCACGCGGGCACCCTGGCCGCGGAGCGCCTCGGCGGCTCCCTTGCCGACGTCGCCGTAACCGCAGACGACGGCGACCTTGCCGCCGATGAGGACGTCGGTGGCCCGGTTGAGG contains these protein-coding regions:
- a CDS encoding AMP-dependent synthetase/ligase, coding for MREASTELMVALEESNNVTDLLLDCYRHNPSHAVYARRDAGGWQNVTIGHFLDQVTALAKGLIAGGLAPGDTVAVLSATRYEWTLADFAIWFAGGVTVPIYETSSPSQVEWILSDSGAGRVFVEDRQKAALLDQVLSASSVLAGRLLPVVRMDYDGEAPNLASLAAAGAGVSDAELERHRTAAALPDVASLVYTSGTTGRPKGCEITHGNFALVARNIVAFLPELLQQENARTLMFLPLAHVLARAVQVVCLTAGVTVGHSSGAAQLLDDLGTFKPTFLLAVPRIFEKVRAGAEQKATDAGKSRLFSAASEVAVRYSEALDAARRGKGSGPGAVLRAQHALFDRFVYPRLRQVFGGGMKYAVSGASPLNASDAHFFRGAGIAVLEGYGLTETTAPCTVNTVDLARVGTVGIPAPGTTVRVAEDGEVLVRGIGVFRGYHANEAANAEAFTDGFFRTGDLGSLDADGFLTITGRKKDLLVTAAGKNVAPGPLEEKIREHQLVGQAVVVGDGKPFVAALVNLDPEGLERWCTANSVPLLSPAEARTDPAVRGAIQEAVDQANSLVSQAESIRKFQVLDAAFTVDSGHLTPSLKLKRATVVKDFAAEIEQLYG
- a CDS encoding stage II sporulation protein M produces the protein MDMDAFSAVNSDTWSRLHHLANKRRLSGADADELLRLYQVTSAHLSLLRSTGPESGLSASLSATLAQARTRFTGARSNFMEDLAQFFVLSLPAALYRIRWLTMACGAAFCLVGCAFALWIGTSPDALRAVASEAEVQRYVEQDFIDYYSENPAASFAGAVWTNNAWISAQAVALGITGFWVPMILFANAQGVGVAAGMFAAVGKTDVFFSYILPHGLMELTAVFVACAAGLRIFWAMVSPGNRTRSRAVAAEGRSMITVALGLVLVLFVSGLVEGFVTPSALPVWAKISIGAAVLAAYWLYVLVCGGRAYRSGARGDLGSQDTGYTELAA
- a CDS encoding phospholipid carrier-dependent glycosyltransferase, translated to MTQTSVRPDGAEPASTPPSAPAAEGRGLDGKRWIARPSEAFTADALTRRLIGGIRTWRDYPPSLRLWFWLVPALTAVVAGILRFVRLDVPRALVFDETYYVKDGYSMLVSGYERSWPEKANDAFVAGNPNVLLNTPEYVVHPPVGKWMIAAGMWLFGADNPFGWRFAAALTGTLSVALLALIAQKLFGSLILGGAAGLLLAVDGHHLVMSRTSLLDIFLMFWVLAAFGALLLDRDDGRRRLAARLARQAAASTTGRPSTLQLLSGPWLGVRWWRVVAGICLGLAVGTKWSALFFLAGFGLLTVFWDLSARRTAGVRGWISAGIIKDGLLAFVSIVPVAALTYAATWTGWFRSADAYYRRWAETNPSAEWGWLPDSLRSLAHYHLEAYKFHQGLSSEHPYEASAWSWLVMGRPTSFFYESPKQGTPGCDFANCTTAILSVGNPLIWWSAAISLVILLFWWAGRRDWRAGAVLAAVGSGYLPWFMYPERTMFFFYAVSFEPFLVLALVYCLGLVLGKSTDPPWRRRSGLYGVALFLVAAVLVSSFFYPVWTAEMITYQDWRFRMWMPSWI
- a CDS encoding RDD family protein, whose product is MSPLITGEAVVLELRPASFAARSLGLLLDVVFHTALLIAILMAMAAARDELDEAAATALTLVSVVLCFVMVPATVETLTRGLSLGKLAAGLRIVRDDGGAIRFRHAVIRALIGFLEIYLTFGGVAIAVALFDGRSRRLGDIVAGTYALRSRVPVEPTIVPVMPRHLAGWAHAADIGRIPDALGRRAAQFMRQAPRMSPLSRSGMAAALATEMSGYVAPSPPPGTTPDDYLAAVLAERRARELRRLGAARTESNRIGARLHRLPFTASGDS
- a CDS encoding TIGR01906 family membrane protein; this translates as MKDNTPTPSGRLDPRLDPAASPALDPAEGTDEPAFEWMKPAPAARAAEREGAPGAASASAARPAASAARPAAGAAANPAAGSAAAQPESRADRKAAEAAAAGNAETDPHAEADPDGEPGRNAPSGQEHGLGRKSGTRQPAGSSAMGTHYSEPLPTSALQVRPPEEEVERRNAEREQAARAKPVLPRFLQVLLAIFYPVILMVLAVRAVTSPLFLWVEYHRPGFPGDGYGFNADDRMTYGSYAVDYLSNWSGPRYLGELVNRSGEKLFKDGEVSHMADVKLVFLSAFGAGVLLILISIIAIIYLRRRTPGGVRRGLFAGSIVTLVLIVGLGTLAALGWQQFFTEFHHIFFAAGSWTFALEDTLIRLFPGQFWIDAGLVIAALVLITAVVTLILTWPTRKRRGLAPARKGRKGDVGDGDVKDDAHDAPETGTSTARPVNL
- a CDS encoding Ig-like domain-containing protein gives rise to the protein MTEKNNRKTGKIIAVVAICAAVAAGGIGVATAPGWANPAPQSEASSPVRNEPGLATPVVKAVELGVTPLDGAKGVNPAVAPSVKAVNGRVQDVVLVPAAGGETVKGTVSADGSTWTAMDPLAFNTPYNYSYTIVDEAGRETKKVQTFTTVEPANEADAAVYPENGSTVGAGQPIDIVFSEPVTNKAAVEKAVKITVSSKQPVAWHWYSDQKVRIRPEKFWASNSQVSVDMKLFGVDFGKGMIGNFNAKVQFKVGRQRLAVVDDNTKTMKVYFDGKLVRTAPVTLGGTDWLSPSGYAVIMEQERHSKFNAGSIGLKPGDKGYYPPLTVEYANRLTSSGVYVHQALESAWSYVGVANISHGCVGLLPVDAAWFFNNMKSGDVVQVLNTGAAPIEPLEGYGDWNIPWAQYAKR